A single region of the Nicotiana sylvestris chromosome 6, ASM39365v2, whole genome shotgun sequence genome encodes:
- the LOC138871291 gene encoding uncharacterized protein: MVLQQQYLEKGFKKYSKLISLLLVAERNNDLLMRNHENRPTRSTPLPEVDEVYSHYAKHGKGRGPIRGRGHGRGRGQGRNFPGVNHPLKKNNHQKWKGKDEKSNANGSETECYRCSGKGHWANIYRVPRHLVELYQASLKNKGPEANFVSNNDFDITHLDVTDFFKHPNEKIDHLIGDRSVVKDD, encoded by the coding sequence atggtcTTGCAACAGCAGTATCTAGAAAAAGGTTTCAAGAAGTACTCTAagttgatttctcttctccttGTGGCTGAACGAAATAATGACTTGCTCATGAGAAATCACGAAAATCGACCCACTAGGTCTACACCATTGCCTGAAGTGGATGAGGTGTATTCTCATTATGCTAAGCATGGAAAAGGCCGTGGCCCTATTCGtggtcgtggtcatggtcgtggccGTGGACAAGGAAGAAATTTTCCTGGTGTTAATCACCCCCTAAAGAAAAATAACCACCAAAAGTGGAAAGGGAAAGATGAGAAGTCAAATGCAAATGGTTCAGAAACTGAATGTTATCGTTGCAGTGGAAAAGGGCATTGGGCAAATATTTATCGTGTACCAAGacatttggttgagctttatcaagcatctctaaAGAACAAAGGCCCTGAAGCCAATTTTGTCTCTAACAATGATTTTGATATCACTCACTTGGATGTGACAGACTTCTTTAAGCACCCTAATGAAAAAATAGACCACCTGATCGGTGATAGATCCGTGGTTAAAGATGATTGa